The genomic segment GAGGGTCACGATGGGGCCGAACACGAGGCCGACCGCGACGTCGCCGAGGCCGTGATACTGGAGGGAAAACGGGGGAAGGGTGTAGAACGCGCCCAGGGCACCCCCGAGGAGTCCGAGGACGAGCAGGATCCAGCCGTTCGGCCGGGTCCCCGCCAGGAGCAGGCCCACGGCGCCTCCCACGGCGTACAGTGCGATCCACGCGCGCCGGTGCGCGTGCACCGTGAGCTGGCCGTCCGGGAGAACGCGCGCTCCCCCCGTGAACGGACTGACGAGATGGGGCGGAAGGTCGTCAACGCCATGGAGGAAGTCGACCGTGTCGTTGCTCATGTTCGTGGCGGCCTGGAGGGCGACTACGCCGAGGAGGGTCAGCAGGAACGTGGGAGCGTCGAAGACTCCGCGGCGGGCGTACGCGATCGCGGTCCCCAGGAACACGCCCACGGCGGAGGCGACGAACGAATGGGGCTGGGTCGCCTTGACCCAGGTTCGTAGGGAGGCCATCCGACTAATCCCACGCCGTCTGTTCCTTCCGGAGGACCCGGACCTCGAGGAGCGTGAGAGGGTCCGGCGCGGGGTTGATCACGGTATGAGTCTCGCCGCGGATCATCCGCAC from the Thermoplasmata archaeon genome contains:
- a CDS encoding prenyltransferase, whose product is MASLRTWVKATQPHSFVASAVGVFLGTAIAYARRGVFDAPTFLLTLLGVVALQAATNMSNDTVDFLHGVDDLPPHLVSPFTGGARVLPDGQLTVHAHRRAWIALYAVGGAVGLLLAGTRPNGWILLVLGLLGGALGAFYTLPPFSLQYHGLGDVAVGLVFGPIVTLGAFAVQTGSLSLEALLASLPLGILVAAFLFVNEMPEHETDPRGGKRTIPARLGLERSYQVYVALITAAVVLLVAFVATGGMPWLALLGLLAVPPLLRSVRVLRAYYREYPRHMPANAGTIQAVLLLGIGLTAAYALLPWL